The DNA region GGACTCGAGGACGGCGACGCGCTCGACTTTCCGAGCGCCGTCGTCGCCGTCGACGCGGCGCAGACGCGCCGCCCCGACCGGTTCCCCGTCGTCGTAGGCGACGAACAGCAGCGTCCCATCTGCCCCGTCGTACTCGTCCCACTCCAGTTCCTCGGGCACACCCTGTTCGTCGACGAACACCGCTTCGCGGACGGCGAAGGCGTCCTCGCGGGCGGCCTCGTTCTCGGCCAGTTCGACGCCGGTCGCTCCCGTTTTCGACCCGCTCATCGCTCCTCACCCACCAGTTCGTCGTACTGTGCGCCGGTCTGCTTCAGCGTCTCCGTCGAGTAGAGTCGCTCGTGGTCGAACGGCAGATGCTCGGCGGCCAGTTCGTCTATCTTCTCGTCGACGACGTCGGCCTCGCGGCCGTGAATCATCGTAAAGAGGTTGTACGGCCACCCCTGTTCGGAGCGACGCGGCCGGTGGTAACAGAGCGTCACGTACGGGAGCGCGCCGACGCGCTCGCCGCGGGCGTCGAGTTCGTCGTCGGGGACGTCCCAGACGACCATGCAGTTGTTCCGAAAGCCAGTGACGACGTGGTTGACGACGCAGCCGATGCGCTTGATACAGCCGTCGTCGAGCAGGCGTTCGACTGCGGCGAGCACGTCGTCGACGTCGGCCCCGAGGGCGTCCGCGATGTCTCCGTAGGGCGTCGCCGACAGCGGGAATCCGCTCTGGATTTCGAGCAGCAGCGCCGCCTCCAGTTCCGAGAGGCCGTCGGTCGACTCCTCGCTGATGCGCGTCGCAGTCACTTCCGTCTCTGTGAGGCTCTCTCGCGCGAACCTGTCGTCGTTGACGACGGGGAACTCCAGGTCGATGTAGTAGTCGGTAAGCATCGGGAGGTTCAGCACCGAACAGCCGGTTCGCTCCTCGATGTCGGCGAGAATCCGGTCGCGCGTCTCCCGCGACCCGGCGGTGACGACGAACCACATGTTCCACTCGTGGTCGCGGCGGTAGTTGTGGTTCACCTGTCGGTAGCCGTTTATCACCTCGGCTATCTCGTCGAACCGGTCTTCCGGCGCTCTCACTGCCGCGAGCGTCGAACTCCCGATGACCGGCGGGTTGAGCACCGCGCCGAACCGCCGAAAGATGCCCTGTTCGCGGAGTCGTTCGACTCGCGATAGCGCCTCGTCCTCCGAGAGACCGAGTTCGTCGCCGACGACGCGAAACGGCCGCTTGACGACGGGAAACCCGCTCTGGTACTCGTCGACGAGCGCGGCGTCTACGGCGTCGAGGTCGGTGCGCCAACCGGCGTCTACGGGACCCATCGCCCGGAGTTAGGAGGGAACGAACCTACCAGTTTCGGACTCCTGCCGCGGCGCGTCCCCGACGGCCGTTCTCGATTCCGTCGCCCGCGCTCAGTCGCCGCCGAAGCGTCGCGGTTCGCCCGTCTTCCGGGGGGTTTCGGTGGTCGCGCCTGCTTCTGCCGTCTCCGCCGTCTCCGCCGTCTCCGTCGTCTTCGCCGTCTCCGAAACCTCCGCCACCTCGACCAGCGACGTCGACTCGCCGTCCGGCAGTTCCCGCGCCATCACGACCATCGGATTCCCCTCGTTCAACTCGAAGGCGTCGTGGACCGTCTGCCACCCTTCGCGCTCGTACAGCGCTCGTGCGGGGTCGTTGTCGACGCCGGTCGTGAGGACGCTCGTCTCGTGTGAGAGACCGTCGAGGACGCTGTCGTGGAGGCTCGTTCCGAGGCCGCGGCGGCGGGCGTCCTCGGCGACGGCGAGTTCGACGAACTCGAAGCAGTTTCGGAGCCACCGTTCGGTCCGTTCCGGTCCGAGTGCGGTCGCGAGTTGGTCGTGGTAGAACTGCCCCGGCGCGGACGTGTAGCCGTAGACGAAGCCGAGCACCTCGTCGTCCTCGACGGCCGCGAACCCGCGGTATCCCGGATACTCCGCGTGGCGCTCGAACTGCGTCGCCGCCTCCGCCCGACTCCCCCACCCTCGCTCGGCCTCCCCGTACAGGTCCCAGTACAGTGAGACGGCGGCGTCGAGCGCTGGACTTCGGCGGGAGAGGGGGATGAGGTCTGTCATCCCGGGACAGTTCGAAGCCGTGCCACATCAGTCCCTTTCACGCACCGACTGGTATTACACGAAGCCGAGTCAGTTCAACGACCTATCACTCGGTGTGCGAAACGGGTCAGAGAACGAGAACGGGACGTTTTTGCTCCGGCCGTTCCAAGCCGCGCACATGACGAACGCGACGCAAGAGTTCGGCGAGTGGCCGCTGAAACGGCTGATGACGGAGGTCTGTGGCTCCGGCCACAAGTCGGCGGACGATCTCACCCGCGACCAAGCGCGCGAGGCGATGCAGCGAATCTTCGCGGGCGAACCTGACCCGACGACGCTCGGGGCGTTCTGGCTCGCGAACCGCTGGAAACGCAACAACCCCGAGGAACTCGCCGCCTACACCGACGAGATGTGCGCCCGCGTCGAGTACGCCGAACCCGACGCCGACCCCGTCGACTGCGGCGCGAACTACGACGGAAAGGGCAGAACAGCGATTCTCGGCGTCGCCGCCGGTGTCGTCGCCGCGGCCGCCGGAACACCCGTCGTCGCGCACTCGGGCGACCGGGTGCCGACCCAGAAACAGGACGCGTACAAACACGTCCTCGACGAACTCGGCGTCCGGACTGGACTCAGTCCGCGAGAATCGGCCGACATGGTCGACGAGACGGGCTTCGGCTTCTACTACCAGCCGGCGTTCAACCCGGCGGTCCACGACCTGTTCGACCGCCGCGACCGGATGGGCGTCCGCACGTTCGTCAACACCGTCGAGACGCTGGCGAACCCCGCCAACGCCGACGTCCACCTCGGGTCGTTCTACCACCTCGCGTTCGCGAAGAAGGTGACCGACACGTTCGAGGCCAGCGAACACCACGACCTCCACCGCGTCATCATGTTCCAGGGGATGGAGGGGTACGACGACATCCGGCCGGGGTACACGAAAGTTGCTGAATGGACCGACGGCGAGTTCACCGACTACGAGATAGAGACGCCGAACTACGGGATGGAGTTCGAGAACGAGGACCTCGAGGTCGGCGACGTCGCCGCCGACTCCGCGCGCATCACCGAGGACGTCGTCGCCGGCGACCGCGACGACCACTTCGCGGACGCAGTGGCACTGAACGCGGCGTTCCGCATCTTCGCCCGCGAGGACGCAGACGACCTCGAAACCGGGTTGGAGATGGCTCGCGAGGCCATTTCCGACGGCAGCGCGGAAGCGGTGCTCGAAGCGCTTCGGGCGTTCTGAGGCGCGCCGCACGTTTTCGACCGTCGTCCTCTCCGTCACCCCTCGATTGTCGGGACACCACCTGTTTTGTACCGTGCCGCCGCAGGGCCAGCCATGTCTATCGAGAACCTCTCGCTCACCGAGATTCGACGCGACCTGCATACCTACCCCGAAGCCGGGTGGAAGGAGTTTCGCACGACTACGCTCGTCGCCGAGGAACTCGACGCCCGCGGCTTCGACCTCCGACTCGGTCCCGACGCCGTGAACGTCGACGGCCGCCTCGGCGTCCCCGCCGCCGACGACCTCGCCGCGGCCGAGGAGCGCGCCCGTGACCTCGGCGCGCCCGAGGAGTACCTCGACCGCCTCGACGGCGTCTCTGGATTGGTCGCTACAAAGCAGTACGGTGACGGCTCGGGACCGACCGTCGGCGTCCGCGTCGACATGGACGCCTTGGAGCGACAGGAGGCGACCGACGACGACCACCGCCCCGCCCGCGAGGGGTTCGGCTCGAAACATCCCGGCGAGATGCACGCCTGCGGCCACGACGGCCACACCGCCATCGGCGTCGGTATCGCCCGCGAGTTGGACGAGAACGGCGGTTTCGACGGGACCCTGAGACTGTTCTTCCAACCCGCCGAGGAGGGCGGCCGCGGCGGTAAGCCGATGAGCGAGGCCGACCATTTCTCGGACGTCGACCACATGATTGCCCTGCACCTCGGACTGGGAGAAGAGACAGGAACCGTCGTCGCAGGCTACGACAACCCGCTGTCGAACGCCAAACTCGACGTGACGTTCCTCGGCGAACCGGCCCACGCGGGCGGCGCGCCGAACGAGGGCCGGAACGCGATGCAGGCGCTGGCGGCGGCCGTGCAGAACCTCTACGCCATCCCGCGCCACGCCGACGGCGCGACCCGTATCAACGTCGGGCAGGTCCACTCGCCGAACGCACAGAACGTCATCAGCGAGGAGGCGCGTCTCCGCGTCGAAGTGCGCGGCGAGACCGCCGAACTGAACGAGTACATGCTCGACAAGGCGAACCGAGTAGTCGAACACGCCGCGGCGATGCACGACTGCGAGTTCGAGACGAGTCTGTACGGGAAGACGACGACGTTCGAGAACGACGCGGAGATGGTCGAGGCGGTGACGGACGCGGCCGAGCGCGTGAATGCGGTCGACGAAATCAAGGACCGAAAACCGTTCGGCGGCAGCGAGGACGCCTCGTATCTCATCCGCGAGGTACAGCGAAACGGCGGGACGGCGTCGTACGTCGGCATCGGTGCGTCGAACCCGGCGGGCCACCATACCGCCTACTTCGACATCGAGGAGGACGCGCTCGACGTCGGCGTCAACGTGACCTGCGAGACGATTCGCGGGCTCTAAGCGGCCAGTCTCTGTTACTCCACGTCCAGCAACGCCACGCCGACGAGTGTTTGTCCGGCCGTCACCGTCGACTCCAGCGCCACCGAGTAGAGGACGCCGTCGCGGTCGGCTTCGACCTCTTGGAGGACTTCGTACGTCGTCGGGTCGAAGACGCGCCCGAGGTGGTCGCCCGACGAGATCGACTGGCCGAGTTCGACGCCGTCGTCGACCAAAAAGAGCCCTGAATCGGCGGCCTTCACCCGACCGAGGTGGTTGCGCGCGACGGTGCCGTCCCATTCCTCTCCGCCGCTGTCGCCATCTCCGCCGAGCATCCCCATGTGTTCGAGCACGCCGACCATTCCTTCCACACCTACTTCGATGGCCGATTCGACCAGTTGCTTGTTGTGCGCGAGTTCCGGCGTGATGGAGGGGATGCCCTCGCGCGTAGCGGCGACGCGGAGCTTCCCGCCGAAGTTGCGCTCCGACCACTCGGTGTCGGCGTCGTCGCCCGCGGCCTCGGCGAGAAGCAGCTCCGTCCCGAACGCCTCGGCGAGCGCGCGACACTCCTCGTCACCCTTGAGGTAGACGGTGTGGGTGAGCATGTCCGGGCTTCCGGTGTGCAGGTCGACGATGGCGTCGGCGTCGCCCGCGTACTCCCAGAGACGGGCGGCGATACGCTGGTGTAGTGACCCCTCGGCGTCGCCGGGCCAGACGCGGTTCATGTTGGGATTGACCGAGTCGATGACCTCCGGTGTCGTGTAGGAGATGTGGTCGAAGGTGAGCGGGTCGGCGACGGGGACGACGATTACTCGCCCCGATAGTTCGTCGTGGTCGAGTCGTTCGTGGAGGCGACGCAGGACTTCGGTGCCGTTGATCTCGCGGCCGTGCTGGGCGGCCTGGGCGTACAGCGTCGGCCCGTCTTCGTCGCCCTCGTAGGTGTGAACCGTCGTCTCGACGGGGACGCCCGAGGGGAGTCGCGTGAGCGTGAGTCGCTCTGCGGTGTGCATGATTTTCACTCGGCGCGAGGGGTGATGTAGCTGGGGGTGACGGAACGAGTTCGGAGCTGAGCTGTCTCGTCGGAGCGTGCCGTTCGAGCCGTCTCACGGGGGCGAATTTTTCGCGGGCAGGTCTCTCTCTGCGGGCGATAGCTACTAAGATTCATACACGTCGATACGGTGCAGTTCCTACCCGAGACTCGAACGCCCGACGACGGTAGGACGAGTGCACGAGTCGAGAGAGGAGAACACGATGCACCCGAGTGAACTTCGAAGCGAGCGACCGACCAGAGAACTCGCGGGACTACAGAGGATGCGACGGTGAGTCGCGACGTCGACACCGACGTCTACCCGCCGCCGACCAAGCGGCGACGGTTCGTCAAAGGTGTCGTCGGCGCCAGCGCGCTCGTCGGACTCGCGGCAATCGGCGAGACGGCGGTCGACCTGACGACGAACCCGACCGGCGAAGGCGGTGGCGTCACCGAGTACTACGGCATTGACGTGGTCGGCGGTCCGGCACCTCGTGGAATGCCCCAGATACCCGTCGAAATCGACGACGAGGGCTATCTTCGGGGTATCTGGCCCCCCGTGGAGACCGCCGGCGGCGGCGCGGAGGCGGCACCGATTGCTCGGACGCAGTTGGGGGGAATCACGTACAGTAACGAGTGGTTCCAGTACTGCGGTGTCGAAATCGCCCCGGGTCTCGACCCGACGGCCGACGAGGACAACTACTTCAGATACGCTGAATCCAGTCAGTACGAGTGGCAGAATCAGGAGGTGTCGCCGAACGACCGGGTCAACGTCGACGACTTCGAGGACTACGAGACGTGGGGAAACGGAATCGGCCAAGACGGTGTCGGCAAACCCGCCGTCGCCACTTGGCGGTCGACGAACGTCGAAGACGACGCGGCGGCCGTCATCCCCGTTCAACTCATCAGAAGCGTCCGCGTCGAGCGGGCGGCGCAGGAGAGCCGGTGGCTCGGAGCGAGCACGCAGGAGGGGTTCATCGCCATCCTCGACAAGTGCACTCACTTCTGCTGCGTCCCCGGTTATAAGATTGACCCGGTGAGCGCGCGATACGGGGCCGCGAACGGTATCTACTGTCCGTGTCACCAGTCCGTCTACGATCCGTTCGTCGTCTCGCGGCAGTCGTTCGTCGCGTTCCCGCGACCCGAGGGGGAGGAGTAGCGTGGCGAGCGTCGTGCGCGACGGGGGTCTCCCCCCCGGGGCGGTGAGGGTATGACGGTAACCGACCGGTCCACGCGCGAACGGTCGACGCGAACCGGCCCCCGCCTCCTCGTCGCTCTCGCCTCGCTCGGTGTCTCCCTCGCGGTCGTCCTCCCCTTTCTCGAACGGGGAACCGGCGTCTGGGTGTACTACTCCGCGTCGGTGCTGGGACCCATCACTCTCTGCGTCCTCGGGACGCTCATCCTCCTCGTCGTCGTCGTCGGACCGTTCACTTCGATACGCCCCGACACGGTTGCAGGCGTCGCGCTCGGCGGGAGCGTCGCGATGGCTCTCGTCGCCGGGTTCTGGTCTCTGTCGGTCCGCGACGAGGTCGTCCTCTCCATCTCACGGCGGGAGCTGTTCGCGTACCACCGCTGGATTCTCCTCGGACTGACGCTCGTCGCTCTCGCGGGAGC from Haloprofundus halobius includes:
- a CDS encoding DUF7548 family protein, producing MTVTDRSTRERSTRTGPRLLVALASLGVSLAVVLPFLERGTGVWVYYSASVLGPITLCVLGTLILLVVVVGPFTSIRPDTVAGVALGGSVAMALVAGFWSLSVRDEVVLSISRRELFAYHRWILLGLTLVALAGAVWYVGVVWSEAARNRSPTE
- a CDS encoding GNAT family N-acetyltransferase, translating into MSGSKTGATGVELAENEAAREDAFAVREAVFVDEQGVPEELEWDEYDGADGTLLFVAYDDGEPVGAARLRRVDGDDGARKVERVAVLESERGEGWGKRLVEALERVAREENVRELRLHAQTQVERFYCDLGYETTSGEFEEAGIPHVEMRKSLT
- a CDS encoding amidohydrolase, whose protein sequence is MSIENLSLTEIRRDLHTYPEAGWKEFRTTTLVAEELDARGFDLRLGPDAVNVDGRLGVPAADDLAAAEERARDLGAPEEYLDRLDGVSGLVATKQYGDGSGPTVGVRVDMDALERQEATDDDHRPAREGFGSKHPGEMHACGHDGHTAIGVGIARELDENGGFDGTLRLFFQPAEEGGRGGKPMSEADHFSDVDHMIALHLGLGEETGTVVAGYDNPLSNAKLDVTFLGEPAHAGGAPNEGRNAMQALAAAVQNLYAIPRHADGATRINVGQVHSPNAQNVISEEARLRVEVRGETAELNEYMLDKANRVVEHAAAMHDCEFETSLYGKTTTFENDAEMVEAVTDAAERVNAVDEIKDRKPFGGSEDASYLIREVQRNGGTASYVGIGASNPAGHHTAYFDIEEDALDVGVNVTCETIRGL
- a CDS encoding GNAT family N-acetyltransferase, producing MTDLIPLSRRSPALDAAVSLYWDLYGEAERGWGSRAEAATQFERHAEYPGYRGFAAVEDDEVLGFVYGYTSAPGQFYHDQLATALGPERTERWLRNCFEFVELAVAEDARRRGLGTSLHDSVLDGLSHETSVLTTGVDNDPARALYEREGWQTVHDAFELNEGNPMVVMARELPDGESTSLVEVAEVSETAKTTETAETAETAEAGATTETPRKTGEPRRFGGD
- a CDS encoding anthranilate phosphoribosyltransferase; protein product: MTNATQEFGEWPLKRLMTEVCGSGHKSADDLTRDQAREAMQRIFAGEPDPTTLGAFWLANRWKRNNPEELAAYTDEMCARVEYAEPDADPVDCGANYDGKGRTAILGVAAGVVAAAAGTPVVAHSGDRVPTQKQDAYKHVLDELGVRTGLSPRESADMVDETGFGFYYQPAFNPAVHDLFDRRDRMGVRTFVNTVETLANPANADVHLGSFYHLAFAKKVTDTFEASEHHDLHRVIMFQGMEGYDDIRPGYTKVAEWTDGEFTDYEIETPNYGMEFENEDLEVGDVAADSARITEDVVAGDRDDHFADAVALNAAFRIFAREDADDLETGLEMAREAISDGSAEAVLEALRAF
- a CDS encoding ubiquinol-cytochrome c reductase iron-sulfur subunit — encoded protein: MSRDVDTDVYPPPTKRRRFVKGVVGASALVGLAAIGETAVDLTTNPTGEGGGVTEYYGIDVVGGPAPRGMPQIPVEIDDEGYLRGIWPPVETAGGGAEAAPIARTQLGGITYSNEWFQYCGVEIAPGLDPTADEDNYFRYAESSQYEWQNQEVSPNDRVNVDDFEDYETWGNGIGQDGVGKPAVATWRSTNVEDDAAAVIPVQLIRSVRVERAAQESRWLGASTQEGFIAILDKCTHFCCVPGYKIDPVSARYGAANGIYCPCHQSVYDPFVVSRQSFVAFPRPEGEE
- a CDS encoding succinylglutamate desuccinylase/aspartoacylase family protein, with the protein product MHTAERLTLTRLPSGVPVETTVHTYEGDEDGPTLYAQAAQHGREINGTEVLRRLHERLDHDELSGRVIVVPVADPLTFDHISYTTPEVIDSVNPNMNRVWPGDAEGSLHQRIAARLWEYAGDADAIVDLHTGSPDMLTHTVYLKGDEECRALAEAFGTELLLAEAAGDDADTEWSERNFGGKLRVAATREGIPSITPELAHNKQLVESAIEVGVEGMVGVLEHMGMLGGDGDSGGEEWDGTVARNHLGRVKAADSGLFLVDDGVELGQSISSGDHLGRVFDPTTYEVLQEVEADRDGVLYSVALESTVTAGQTLVGVALLDVE
- a CDS encoding Lrp/AsnC family transcriptional regulator; this translates as MGPVDAGWRTDLDAVDAALVDEYQSGFPVVKRPFRVVGDELGLSEDEALSRVERLREQGIFRRFGAVLNPPVIGSSTLAAVRAPEDRFDEIAEVINGYRQVNHNYRRDHEWNMWFVVTAGSRETRDRILADIEERTGCSVLNLPMLTDYYIDLEFPVVNDDRFARESLTETEVTATRISEESTDGLSELEAALLLEIQSGFPLSATPYGDIADALGADVDDVLAAVERLLDDGCIKRIGCVVNHVVTGFRNNCMVVWDVPDDELDARGERVGALPYVTLCYHRPRRSEQGWPYNLFTMIHGREADVVDEKIDELAAEHLPFDHERLYSTETLKQTGAQYDELVGEER